AGAGCCAGTCGGGCATATGTCATGAAGGTTTCTCCGACCGATTAATGGTTTGCTGCTTGACTAGCCTAGGGAAATAATAATGAAGGTAAAGTAAACTTTTTTAATGGCATATGGGGCACAAAATAACTGGTGTCTTGTAAATGTTCtgttcttaaatataaaatttctactttagtctttgctttaaaaatatgtactgttcctttttgttttgtttttgttttgttcttttttttgtttttttccttttgtattgaGCTCAGTATAGACTAATACTACTTTAATGTTAAAATCTGAATTTTCTGTGGCATTTTGCTTAAAAGCAATATGCTATTTGCTTATTTCGTGCCCTGATATAGATAATTTTTGAATTCTGATAGACTACAAGTGTGGTAATTACCATGTTTGTACTTTATCTAACATCTTCTCTTTCAGTAGTCTTGTTTTTATACCATGTGGTTGTTTGTCTGTCAcgtttccttttctctgcttgACATGGTTGTCTTGTGTTAAGGATCTCAAAGATTTCATGAGACAAGCTGGGGAAGTAACCTTTGCTGATGCACATCGGCCTAAATTAAATGAAGGGTGAGTGTGCTGAAGATGCTAAGAGCCTTTTAAAATCCTGAAATTTTTACCGTGAATGTTCCTGATTACTTCAAATTGGGACAGGGTTGAATGCAGTGCTTCTCACTCAGGGGTGAGTTTGCTCGTCAGGGGACAATTGGTAGTGTCTGGAGACGTGTTCGGTGCTTGTAGCTGGttgagggtgctactggcatcttgtgagtagaggccagggatgctgctgaacatggTACAATGTACAGGAAACCCCCCACAGTAAAGAATTATCTGGCTTAAAATGTCAACGGTTCGGAGGTTGAGAAACCTTCCTTTAGTGCTCTGTTATCTGTCAGGAGATAAGATTGTTAATGTAGCAATAACGAAATGAGCAGAGCAAAGATACTTAATGTAGACTGCTGTATATAGTTTGTGAGGCCGTAAGGTGTATGTAAGtttacagattatttttattcattttagggTGGTTGAGTTTGCCTCTTATGGTGACTTAAAGAATGCTATTgagaaactttctggaaaggaaataaatgggagaaaaatcaaattaattgAAGGCAGCAAAAGGCACAGGTATCTGTTTAATGTGTTTAAGTCACAGTTTTATTTAATGGATTTGTAGGACTTGCCACTTaggttttttgtttctgttttttttcctttctagtaggTCACGAAGCAGGTCTCGTTCCCGGACCAGGAGTTCTTCTAGGTCTCGTAGCCGATCTCGTTCCCGGAGTCGCAAGTCTTACAGCCGGTCCAGGAGCAGGAGCCGGAGTCGGAGCAAGTCCCGTTCTGTTAGTAGGTCTCCTGTGCCTGAGAAGAGCCAGAAACGTGGTTCTTCAAGTAGATCTAAGTCTCCAGCATCTGTGGATCGCCAGAGGTCCAGATctcggtcccggtcccggtccagATCCGTTGACAGTGGCAATTAAACTGTAAATAACTTGCCCTGGgggccttttttaaaaaaacaaattcccaAACCATACTTGCTAAAAATTCTGGTAAGTATGTGCTTTTCTGTGGGGGTGGGGTTTGGAGGGGGGTTGGGTTGGGCTGGATATCTTTGTAGATGTGGACCACCAGGGGGTTGTTGAAAACTAATTGTATTAAATGTCTTTTGATAAGCCTTCTGCTCACATTTTTGTGAATGTCTGAAGTATATAGTTTGTGTATATTGACAGAGCTCTTTTATAACTaaagcaaatttaattttttgtacTAGAAAAAATTTGAACATTTTAGTTCCTGGTTATTCAAATATGTTAATTCAGAATTAGTTTAATGCCTCAATTAAACTAATTAATAGCTTTGGACacttaaaagagctctaaatttGCTTGTACATAAAGGCTTAATTTGAGTTTTTCTTGTCAGGGCTAAGGGTGTCCTCCCACCCACCCTTTAACAGCTGCCTGGCCAAGACGTTAAAGCAGCTGTTTGTTATTGATAATAAAAGATTATAAAACTGCTTTTGTCTGTGTGTCTGAAGGAAGTATGCTATttactcctcccttcctccccatctGCATTCATCACCTTTAAAGTCCCTTGTAGGGAATTGGAGCTGTTTGGATgatagatttcttttatttctaattaaaaatttaGGTAGTACTTGTGACTTTTCCAGGCTGGTCAGAAGATGGGCAGAGAAGTCAGTGAACTGTTCAAAAACAGTGACAGCTGACAGTTGTTTATGACCGTTTTCCTTGCATGTGACCCTCCCATGCTCTTCGTCTTGTAGTCCAGAGGAGGACACTTTGGGAAACATTGTAAACTTTGATGTTTCATGCCTA
The nucleotide sequence above comes from Equus asinus isolate D_3611 breed Donkey chromosome 7, EquAss-T2T_v2, whole genome shotgun sequence. Encoded proteins:
- the SRSF5 gene encoding serine/arginine-rich splicing factor 5 isoform X2; the protein is MSGCRVFIGRLNPAAREKDVERFFKGYGRIRDIDLKRGFGFVEFEDPRDADDAVYELDGKELCSERVTIEHARARSRGGRGRGRYSDRFSSRRPRNDRRNAPPVRTENRLIVENLSSRVSWQDLKDFMRQAGEVTFADAHRPKLNEGVVEFASYGDLKNAIEKLSGKEINGRKIKLIEGSKRHRSRSRSRSRTRSSSRSRSRSRSRSRKSYSRSRSRSRSRSKSRSVSRSPVPEKSQKRGSSSRSKSPASVDRQRSRSRSRSRSRSVDSGN
- the SRSF5 gene encoding serine/arginine-rich splicing factor 5 isoform X4, with translation MSGCRVFIGRLNPAAREKDVERFFKGYGRIRDIDLKRGFGFVEFEDPRDADDAVYELDGKELCSERVTIEHARARSRGGRGRGRYSDRFSSRRPRNDRRVVEFASYGDLKNAIEKLSGKEINGRKIKLIEGSKRHRSRSRSRSRTRSSSRSRSRSRSRSRKSYSRSRSRSRSRSKSRSVSRSPVPEKSQKRGSSSRSKSPASVDRQRSRSRSRSRSRSVDSGN
- the SRSF5 gene encoding serine/arginine-rich splicing factor 5 isoform X1, with product MSGCRVFIGRLNPAAREKDVERFFKGYGRIRDIDLKRGFGFVEFEDPRDADDAVYELDGKELCSERVTIEHARARSRGGRGRGRYSDRFSSRRPRNDRRNAPPVRTENRLIVENLSSRVSWQDLKDFMRQAGEVTFADAHRPKLNEGVVEFASYGDLKNAIEKLSGKEINGRKIKLIEGSKRHSRSRSRSRSRTRSSSRSRSRSRSRSRKSYSRSRSRSRSRSKSRSVSRSPVPEKSQKRGSSSRSKSPASVDRQRSRSRSRSRSRSVDSGN
- the SRSF5 gene encoding serine/arginine-rich splicing factor 5 isoform X3 gives rise to the protein MSGCRVFIGRLNPAAREKDVERFFKGYGRIRDIDLKRGFGFVEFEDPRDADDAVYELDGKELCSERVTIEHARARSRGGRGRGRYSDRFSSRRPRNDRRVVEFASYGDLKNAIEKLSGKEINGRKIKLIEGSKRHSRSRSRSRSRTRSSSRSRSRSRSRSRKSYSRSRSRSRSRSKSRSVSRSPVPEKSQKRGSSSRSKSPASVDRQRSRSRSRSRSRSVDSGN